The DNA region CTCATGTATCTTTCCCTCATCACCATTGCATGTTGCAGAAGtaagaataagaaaaaagagaatgaCCTTACTACAATTGTTGTGGTAGTTTTAAGCTTGGCTTAATACATAGGCAACCCCTTAAACTTGTCAATAAATTTCATTAACACATttgaattataatttgtttCAATTGAGCACTTGAAACTCATGATAAAGTGCTTCAACTAGACACTTTCagttcaatttttgaaaaaacttttgCTTGCGGTTACAAGCATCTATTAGGTTGTTAAATTGCGTATgtcatctcctttaattatacacatcaatCTCAATTACAAAACATCTGGATTTTTACGACTTATTAAGGCGAATGCGTATAATTAAAAGTGATGGCATATTTTATGTGACTAATTTAACCACCTAATAGACTCTTGAGAACACGAAcaaaagttttttcaaaatttgaaaattgaaacGCTTTATCATATGTTCAAGTGCTCAATTAGAGCATGAATCCAGAATTTTAAAAGGATGGGTTCatcattttaaataaaaaaattttaaaaaaaggaagtgCATTTAGTTGGGTTTGATCCCACGACCTTAAGGGATGAAATCTAGCGCTTAACCAATGCTCCACCCAATCTAGTTTGATCatgtgttccttcagttaatattagatatattttaagaactatatcataatatatcgagtttagtCGAGTGACTATGTGTACACGTGattcattttttatacataaattcgCCCCCGAGAATAAGTCACAATTCAaatgtctaaataaaatttactatCAAGTTAAAAGGGGTTACCTATGTATTAAGTCTTTAAGCTTTTTGTACTATGCTCTTCAACACCCTGTGATTGCGGTAAAAAGCATAGAGTGACATCACTTGAAAGCTCACTCATGAATGGATAAGTTTTAAGAATTTTTACTCATTATATCttcttttaagacctaattattaatattaactatccttttatttaattatatttagtagctaattaacttttctaaattacaaatggtagctatataaaaaatacatacccaaacacatatatctttcttttttcccaatCACTATccatttcagattttttatttctcaaaaccctaaaaaatctCTCTTCCCTTCTCTCAACCACCACACTATGGCCGcgcctctctctcttctccctctccctctGTGCTCAACCCTCTAGCTCTCTCCGCcgcccctctctctcttctccctctccctctgtgctcacccctctctctctctcttttcactcTATCCGGTGAGACAATGGCACAAATCTGGCCGTTTGTATTATTGGTGGTGGCGGCAATGGCACTGGTTTTGAGATAGCGGCGGAGAAGATGATGTGGaggtggagagattagggttttaTTGGTGGTGGAAAGATTAGGGGTTTTTTGGTAGTGGTGGTGTCTCAAATTTGGGTTTTTAGTGGTGGTGGTGTCTCAGATTAGGATTTTGGTGGTGGTGCagagattagggtttttgtTGGTGATAGTGTCTCAGATCTGGCtgtgtgtatttgttaaaagccaaatgcagatacattaaaaaatctacATCTCACAAATACACTATGTTTGAATGtatatgtctttgtattttttagtgtattttgttaatagccaaacacactgttttttaatgtatttttcatgcatttgaatttttttctcttgtatctgaatgtatttgttgaaatccattcaaatacacaaaaatttgaatatatttggcttcatatgtagttggaatgtacacaatgtatttgaaatacatcaaaaaaagccactgaaatacataaaaaaaaaacagtaaaatacatcaaaaaaaaaataatcactgaaatacaaaaaaaaaaaaaaaaaaaagacacgaAAATAGATTatagcaaaaaacaaaaaaatcactgaaatacatcaaagcaaaaaaagaaatcactaaaatacatcaaaaaaatatattaatatctaatttaatagCTCCACCGTAAAATGCTAAAAtcaaagatctttttttttttttttttaccatgttCTCATGTATTTGTTGGCAACAAAACACGCGAAAACATACACTGTTTTGCCAAaatgtagctacaaatggtaatatttaaagggtagctacaaatggtaggaagttacaataaggtagtcatttgagtaAGTTTGCCTAAGTTTTACTGCAGATCCTGCTTTAGAGGAGATTGAAAGCCCGTTTGAattagctggaaaaaaaaaattgcttttaaGTATAAAtgcttaaagtactttttaagtgctaaaagttattttataaataagtaattacgtgtttggataaaagtgcttaaaggatttttaaaagtaAGGGTAATAATGGAATTAATAGAAAGTATAAgagataaaagggtaaagttgttggtcaaaccaaaataacttttaagccccaaaaaaaaaaaaattagggttggacaacttcttggttttggcttattttaagcactttttaagttaatttaagctgtttttttattttaccaaaaatccaaataagttaaaaatgacttataagctggtttgaccaacttataagccaatccaaacgggctctgaTATTAGTAGTGTCACATTCAATTTCGTCTTTCTGCCGTTTGATCGGTAATCACATCGCCCATCATAACTCATAAGATAGTCTATCATCTTGGTTGGAGAGAAAAGCTCGTAGTAAACCTTTGTAAGATAAAGGTATTTTCAGTAATTTATCAGAACTTTACTAAAATCAGTAATTTATTAAAACCAATAACTTTCCAGTAATTTACGAAAATCAgtttctatttttgaaaaccaaaaacGTTAAAGGCAGAAATTAGatgaaacaaaatttttttttaacccatAAGTTTCTTGTGTGTCCTTAAGAAATCCAATCCCCTCACAGTTGTCAAGGTTCTTTGGATTAATTTTTCCTAGGATAGGATGGAAAACTATTTTGCAATAGCGGCATTGCAAATTGCAGAATTTCAGCGAACTCAAAAAATCACACAGAAAACTTACGTTTTGCTATTGAAAGACATGCATAATGTAAGAGTGAAGAGGGGATATAAAGTTCGAATCAGTGACCCAAAACTGAGGCAAATCCTCGGAATTTATAGCCAaaaaattgggtatgaaccggTGCAGAAATACCTATTCATCAAGTGTTGTGTCTGTTTGGTAATACCAGTTATTACTGTTGGGAATAAACAGTCCGcgaattttatttaaattaaaattcgtcgaaaaaattaaattattaagggaaaataaataattgaattttagaaataaatttggtccaaaaagattatcaatcaattgACCAAATCCACAAAGCCGAAGCCGAGCAATGACGACAGCGCGAAGGGAGTAACTTTTTAAGAGCTACAAGATGTGATTCTATATATAAGCACACAAGAAGTGCTTCCCCCCAGCAATGAGGGACAAAGTGGCACAAAGTGCCTTTGcaaaatgaatttatttgaatttcatttccctccattttattttctcaCCATTTCCTAATTTACACTACACTCATCTTTAAAGTTCATGTCTTTAAAGCCCAACAAAAGGAGGATCATATATAGGGTGGGTAACCTTTTCACCTTTCTTTTAGTAGGCAGTTATCTTCAGGCACTCCTTTTTGCCGGTTATCTCTTCCTGAGACAGTTGTTTAGCAAAAACCTTTTTCTATTAATTTCTCTTGCAATATATTAATCTCTTTTATCGCATCTGGATCTCGTTTGAGCAAATTGAAAATCCTATGAGAAAATGTTAGGCTATAGTCAAAAACTTTGTAAAATATTGCAAACATTAGACcacaatttaatattttatttgtaaAGTTGAACAACATAAGAGCAAACATTAGATCCGAGATATCACAATATGAAAGAATAATTACGCAAGGGTTGTATTTACACAACTTTACAAATAGGGACAATCCAAATAATGGCCTAAAAAGGACATTTGCGTAAATCCACTAAAATAAAAGGccatgacaaaaaaaataaagggaaaaaagaatttttgaaattaaaattaaaaagtatgTTTGGAAGACAAGAGTGCTTGCAcatgattttcacttttaaaaaagGTTGAAATTTTATGAGTGAATCATTATTTCACTTGTCAGATCAAATTTTCTACTTGAAGTTCAAGTTAAAATAATTGATCAAATTCTAAAATAagcatttatttaaaaataatatttcgaAATTTGAAGTTGATATAATGAGGATACTTTATACTCAAACTAATAACATGcgggaaacaaaaaaaaaaaaacaaagaacaacaaAGTCGCCTAAATTTCCGAATCAACCATTGTTTTAATTCACTATCTTCCTAACTTCAATCCTTCTCTCTGTTTttgccttccaaattcatcttCCACATAATTAAAAACTTCTCTCATTtgatagacaaaaaaaaaacaaaataagaaaattaaagcTGAGAGAGAAATAATGAATTTACAGCAATGGACACCACCTTGTAACAAGCAATGCACCAATAAATTCTCAGCTCTCACCCAAATTCCTTGTAATTTACTCTCTTAGTTCCCTTCTTCTTGTAATTTAAAGGTCTCttttttgtgttaatatgtTACCAATTGGGCATGTTAAATTATTGAAATTGATTGAGTAGTCATACGAGACTGGGGATATATTTGAACTTGTAACATCACTCATAAGTACAAGTAATTCGATTCATTGTacattttgatattatttgtcAAGATTCTCTTTAGTTTGACCTGAGACTAGTATGCCATAAACTTGATATTTAGAGAACATCTGATTTGTTGTTTGTATTAAATGACAATTGTTTAGTATGCAATAAGATGGCCTGATAGACAGGTGATGCATCGATATAGATAATTCATATAGGCGAACCCAATGAGACTGGGATTGAGACGCAATGCATTAAGTAATAAATTGACTGttcgaaaaaaagaaaaaaaaagttgattgtTGCACATGTTCAGTACACTACGAACTCGTGTATGACACTTTCATTATTACCGTACATAATCATATGGATGCATACTTGCAGTTGCAGACACCTTCAACCTTTGAAATTATTCTTTTCGATGTTGTATAGTTTATGCGTTCCTCCTTATAGTAGTTTATTTCTTGGAATGCGTCTAACTTGAAACTATAACTCGAATTTTAATGATGTGTAAATTTTTGTAGGGAGAGTTTTCTGCAAAAAAGCGTGTGATGCTGATGGCGATACATGGGAGGAATGTAAGTTTCAAGATTCTATTTTTATGAACGTTGTTGGTTTCAGTTGCATGTGTTCTTTACCTTGGTTCGTAAATTGTTATGACTTATGAGGAACATAACTATGTTGCATGTGAAAAGATTGCACCAGTTAATATAAAGTTTCTAACGTCGCAGAGATATGATCATGCTATTAATTAGGAGTGTTGGCTTAGGACCACTTAGTTTGTGAACAAGCAATTAATTCATGACTCATATTTGCAGAAAGTCCATGAAGTTGCTTCCCTTTGTAATTGAACGAAAAACATATCgttgagattttttttattagattaattaattaatggtTAGGAGACGTCTTTTTGTTGAACTGGAAAACTTGATGCTTCTCTATTCAATTAAGGTAGAATAGAAATGAAAAGGTACATGCAGGTTTGGAACAATGTGATGAGATGTGCTATAAGAGTGCTGTTCTGAAGGATCAACAATGGAGTGCTTATATTGATCGTGCCCCCGGTTCTGCTAGCTATTCTGAGGTTTACCGTCTCTTCTTTTTACACTTGTTGTCAACATGTGTTTTACTAAAAAATCATTCACTCATCAGACATATTGGCAATTTGAATAAGTACTCACTTATACGATGTGTATATGTCTTCAAAAGAACTTGATGATAATGCTGAGAAATTGTCCAACAGAACATGAATTCGTGGTAACCGATAAAACAAGTATAAGGTGCATATTAACtggacttggaaaaaaaaattcacacacCAGATAGCTAAGATTTATGAATTGTACATGTGCTATACTTCTGTTTCATCTTTTACATTAATAGTTGGCCTTTTAATTTTGACTGAATTTTAATTGCAAAGAAGAGAAGAGGTAGCTCCTAAGCTTTTTACTTCTTTACTATGTCGCCAACTGATATGCTGTTTGGAGTACAACTTTCTAGTGGACGTACGAGTGGCATTTACGATGTTCGTACCTGCATATGTGAGTATGACATATACtgttcttttatggatgcaggATTGTCATCGCGCTTGTGCAGCTGGTTGTGGTTTCAAGGTCAGTTTgtcttgtttaaaaaaaataggggaAACATGCTATAGAAAGTGTTGatgatcaaaataatttttaacttCTGTACTTTCTCAataccccacattgtgggatttcactggatatattgatgttgttgttattacttTCTCAATCCTTGCTGTGACTCTGTTTATTAGGACTAGGAAGAGTAAGAACAAAAGAATAATGAGATCTTGAAGAAAAAGGACTAGTAGTAAATCTTTCAAATTCTTATGGTTTAATGCCTATCCAATTCATGTCCATAAGTCAAAGGCGGATCTAGGACGAGTATTGCAGCCTTTGCAGGTTCAACTAAACCTATTACTTTATGCTTGAACTATGTACACATAcggaaaaataatttaaaccaTACGTATAATAACATCATGCTTATTCTGAACCCTCACTGACTCTAGATATATATTACATTCGCCTCTTTTTCCCTTGCTTCATTGGATGATGCCAAGTCCTTCTACAAAGAATGCATATTCATCTGCATTtctatatttcatttttatctGACTGTTTACTGTTTTGTTATTCAGTTTGATATTCCTTCTGAGGAAGTAGATAAAATCCAATCAAGCAGGTCCTCCAAGCTACCTGCAGAAGAGGAGCCAGCTGATAAAAATAAGTCAACATAAACACAATGCAGAACTTTTGTGACATTTCCCACAACTGATTGTGTAATGTTCAAGAATAGCAATTAGTATACATAATTTATTCTACTAGGGGATTACTCCTTTAGTTCAAAGATTTGTTCTACGGCAGATAACATGGGGTGAAAGTTGAGTTTTGAGATTTCTAGCTTCATTAGCATTTTACTTATGCATGTGAAAGTGCTGATTTTTTGTATAATAGTTACTGTGAAATTTTCTGCAAAACATAACAGAAGCGAAATTTTCACCAGGTTGTCCTTTTTGGGA from Lycium ferocissimum isolate CSIRO_LF1 chromosome 2, AGI_CSIRO_Lferr_CH_V1, whole genome shotgun sequence includes:
- the LOC132048208 gene encoding uncharacterized protein LOC132048208, with protein sequence MNLQQWTPPCNKQCTNKFSALTQIPWRVFCKKACDADGDTWEECLEQCDEMCYKSAVLKDQQWSAYIDRAPGSASYSEDCHRACAAGCGFKFDIPSEEVDKIQSSRSSKLPAEEEPADKNKST